A DNA window from Mobula birostris isolate sMobBir1 chromosome 3, sMobBir1.hap1, whole genome shotgun sequence contains the following coding sequences:
- the LOC140194562 gene encoding C2 calcium-dependent domain-containing protein 4C-like has protein sequence MLSTTNCVSFRSTLEGLLPWAGMRTTNCQNGGGHKNWPPKKSKDIFSVMVTPDRIPKFFIPSLGVHAQAEHPTEADEDCQSPALLLQPREEGSRRARSPTASSTRSDRILVRGSPLQSCPLAGELERAADHSDPATRAALSLPHLQKITTPYGFPALGEIPHIRRKESLFFERDVAEIRSLLKSSKQSRTLGRSRSSALTELELQKLPGASVVSRANRSASWETIGSPSLPQASTSLTNLVKDKNKFRILIKKHFASIKRMKSNCSSARLAG, from the coding sequence ATGCTGTCCACGACAAACTGCGTGAGCTTCCGAAGCACGTTGGAGGGTCTGCTGCCCTGGGCCGGTATGAGAACTACAAACTGCCAGAACGGCGGGGGACACAAGAACTGGCCGCCCAAGAAgtccaaggacatcttcagtgtCATGGTGACTCCTGATCGCATCCCGAAGTTCTTCATCCCATCTTTGGGTGTTCACGCCCAAGCAGAACATCCCACGGAGGCGGACGAGGATTGCCAGTCGCCTGCTTTACTTTTGCAGCCCCGGGAGGAAGGGTCGAGGAGAGCCAGGAGCCCTACCGCGTCCAGCACCAGGAGCGACCGTATCCTGGTGCGGGGAAGTCCGCTGCAAAGCTGCCCGCTAGCCGGGGAACTGGAGAGGGCGGCGGACCACTCAGACCCTGCAACCAGAGCTGCGCTCTCCTTACCCCACTTACAGAAAATCACCACCCCTTACGGATTTCCAGCCCTGGGCGAGATCCCACATATCAGGAGGAAAGAATCTCTCTTCTTTGAGCGCGACGTGGCAGAGATCAGGAGCTTGCTGAAGAGCAGCAAGCAGAGTCGGACGTTGGGCAGGAGCCGCTCCAGCGCACTCACTGAACTCGAGTTGCAGAAGCTCCCTGGCGCCAGCGTAGTCTCCCGGGCCAACAGATCGGCGTCCTGGGAAACCATCGGCAGCCCCAGCCTCCCCCAGGCATCCACCTCCTTGACCAACTTAGTCAAAGACAAGAATAAGTTTCGGATCCTGATTAAGAAACACTTTGCTAGCATTAAGCGTATGAAATCCAATTGTTCATCGGCGCGGCTGGCTGGCTGA